A region from the Hippoglossus hippoglossus isolate fHipHip1 chromosome 16, fHipHip1.pri, whole genome shotgun sequence genome encodes:
- the LOC117776228 gene encoding retinoic acid receptor beta-like isoform X1 yields the protein MFDYVEFQSFASGDIMDLYCSSSPVCALQDRDQDRDRDRDRDQDQDRDQDQDLAAFFPELIEPEWQQHRCSQSVGSQSSSSSSDDLFASPTSPPPPPPRTYKPCFVCQDKSSGYHYGVSACEGCKGFFRRSVQKNMVYTCHRDRNCIINKITRNRCQYCRLQRCFAAGMSRESVRNDRIRRKGKKEAVKMTIMETYELTSELGLIVEKICRAHTETFPALCQLGKYTTNSSSDHRIQLDLGLWDKFSELATKCIIKVVEFAKRVPGFTGLTIADQITLLKAACLDILILRICTRYTPDQDTMTFSDGLTLTRTQIHNAGFGPLTDQVFTFAGQLLPLEMDDTESGLLSAICLVSGDRQDLEEPSKVEVLQEPLLEALKIYSRKRRPSMPLMFPKALMKITDLRSISAKGAERVVTLKMEIPGSMPPLIEEMLEDLQNLEEHQKKRSEES from the exons ATGTTCGACTATGTGGAGTTTCAGTCGTTCGCGTCCGGAGACATCATGGACTTGTACTGCTCATCCAGCCCCGTGTGCGCACTGCAGGACCGGGACCAGGACCGGGACCGGGACCGGGACcgggaccaggaccaggaccgggaccaggaccaggacctgGCAGCCTTCTTCCCCGAGCTGATCGAGCCGGAGTGGCAGCAGCACCGGTGCTCACAGT cagtgGGCAGTCagagctccagctccagctcggACGACCTCTTCGCCAGCCCCACctccccgccgccgccgcccccccGCACTTACAAGCCCTGTTTCGTGTGTCAGGACAAGTCGTCCGGGTACCACTACGGGGTCAGCGCCTGCGAGGGCTGCAAG GGCTTCTTCCGCCGCAGCGTGCAGAAAAACATGGTGTACACGTGTCACCGCGACCGAAACTGCATCATCAACAAGATCACCCGGAACCGCTGCCAGTACTGTCGGCTGCAGAGGTGCTTCGCCGCCGGGATGTCGAGGGAGT CGGTGAGAAACGACAGGAtcaggaggaaggggaagaaggAGGCGGTGAAGATGACGATCATGGAGACGTACGAGCTGACGTCAGAGCTCGGCCTGATCGTGGAGAAGATCTGCAGAGCTCACACGGAAACCTTCCCCGCCCTCTGCCAGCTGGGAAAATACACCACA AACTCCAGCTCCGACCACAGGATCCAGCTGGACCTCGGGCTGTGGGACAAGTTCAGCGAACTCGCCACCAAGTGCATCATCAAGGTGGTGGAGTTCGCCAAGCGAGTGCCGGGTTTCACCGGCCTGACCATCGCCGACCAGATCACTCTGCTCAAAGCCGCATGTCTGGACATCCTG ATCCTGAGGATTTGCACTCGCTACACCCCCGACCAGGACACCATGACCTTCTCCGACGGCTTGACCCTGACCCGCACTCAGATCCACAACGCCGGATTCGGGCCTCTCACAGATCAGGTTTTCACTTTCGCCGGACAGCTGCTGCCGCTGGAGATGGACGACACGGAGAGCGGGCTCCTCAGCGCCATCTGCCTCGTCTCTGGAG ACCGACAAGACCTGGAGGAGCCGTCGAAGGTGGAGGTGCTGCAGGAGCCGCTGCTGGAGGCGCTGAAGATCTACTCCCGCAAGCGGCGACCCAGCATGCCCCTCATGTTCCCCAAGGCCCTCATGAAGATCACCGACCTGCGCAGCATCAGTGCTAAAG GGGCCGAGAGGGTGGTGACGCTAAAGATGGAGATCCCGGGCTCCATGCCGCCTCTGATAGAGGAGATGCTGGAGGATCTGCAGAACCTGGAGGAGCACCAGAAGAAACGCTCGGAGGAGAGCtga
- the LOC117776228 gene encoding retinoic acid receptor beta-like isoform X2, which produces MFDYVEFQSFASGDIMDLYCSSSPVCALQDRDQDRDRDRDRDQDQDRDQDQDLAAFFPELIEPEWQQHRCSQLGSQSSSSSSDDLFASPTSPPPPPPRTYKPCFVCQDKSSGYHYGVSACEGCKGFFRRSVQKNMVYTCHRDRNCIINKITRNRCQYCRLQRCFAAGMSRESVRNDRIRRKGKKEAVKMTIMETYELTSELGLIVEKICRAHTETFPALCQLGKYTTNSSSDHRIQLDLGLWDKFSELATKCIIKVVEFAKRVPGFTGLTIADQITLLKAACLDILILRICTRYTPDQDTMTFSDGLTLTRTQIHNAGFGPLTDQVFTFAGQLLPLEMDDTESGLLSAICLVSGDRQDLEEPSKVEVLQEPLLEALKIYSRKRRPSMPLMFPKALMKITDLRSISAKGAERVVTLKMEIPGSMPPLIEEMLEDLQNLEEHQKKRSEES; this is translated from the exons ATGTTCGACTATGTGGAGTTTCAGTCGTTCGCGTCCGGAGACATCATGGACTTGTACTGCTCATCCAGCCCCGTGTGCGCACTGCAGGACCGGGACCAGGACCGGGACCGGGACCGGGACcgggaccaggaccaggaccgggaccaggaccaggacctgGCAGCCTTCTTCCCCGAGCTGATCGAGCCGGAGTGGCAGCAGCACCGGTGCTCACAGT tgGGCAGTCagagctccagctccagctcggACGACCTCTTCGCCAGCCCCACctccccgccgccgccgcccccccGCACTTACAAGCCCTGTTTCGTGTGTCAGGACAAGTCGTCCGGGTACCACTACGGGGTCAGCGCCTGCGAGGGCTGCAAG GGCTTCTTCCGCCGCAGCGTGCAGAAAAACATGGTGTACACGTGTCACCGCGACCGAAACTGCATCATCAACAAGATCACCCGGAACCGCTGCCAGTACTGTCGGCTGCAGAGGTGCTTCGCCGCCGGGATGTCGAGGGAGT CGGTGAGAAACGACAGGAtcaggaggaaggggaagaaggAGGCGGTGAAGATGACGATCATGGAGACGTACGAGCTGACGTCAGAGCTCGGCCTGATCGTGGAGAAGATCTGCAGAGCTCACACGGAAACCTTCCCCGCCCTCTGCCAGCTGGGAAAATACACCACA AACTCCAGCTCCGACCACAGGATCCAGCTGGACCTCGGGCTGTGGGACAAGTTCAGCGAACTCGCCACCAAGTGCATCATCAAGGTGGTGGAGTTCGCCAAGCGAGTGCCGGGTTTCACCGGCCTGACCATCGCCGACCAGATCACTCTGCTCAAAGCCGCATGTCTGGACATCCTG ATCCTGAGGATTTGCACTCGCTACACCCCCGACCAGGACACCATGACCTTCTCCGACGGCTTGACCCTGACCCGCACTCAGATCCACAACGCCGGATTCGGGCCTCTCACAGATCAGGTTTTCACTTTCGCCGGACAGCTGCTGCCGCTGGAGATGGACGACACGGAGAGCGGGCTCCTCAGCGCCATCTGCCTCGTCTCTGGAG ACCGACAAGACCTGGAGGAGCCGTCGAAGGTGGAGGTGCTGCAGGAGCCGCTGCTGGAGGCGCTGAAGATCTACTCCCGCAAGCGGCGACCCAGCATGCCCCTCATGTTCCCCAAGGCCCTCATGAAGATCACCGACCTGCGCAGCATCAGTGCTAAAG GGGCCGAGAGGGTGGTGACGCTAAAGATGGAGATCCCGGGCTCCATGCCGCCTCTGATAGAGGAGATGCTGGAGGATCTGCAGAACCTGGAGGAGCACCAGAAGAAACGCTCGGAGGAGAGCtga
- the LOC117776307 gene encoding C-type mannose receptor 2-like: MDFCATLFLLFFGCVLCSRFPQRQYHYVQLPMNWIGAQSYCREHYADLATFESAADIQTLKADFLYQWAWLGLRDAPQVSDTWRWSMTGETSRTGYQAWKHGEPNNYAGKENCVAMNTKGEWNDSPCNARINFVCYSVANTNHQIYHYIALSRTWSSAWKYCRAHYTDLAWIENQVENSQVLSVKPASAQVWIGLYRGPWTWSDMSQSSFRNWKTVSADIFIGNRSCAVENPLHEWSYLPCEDKHPFICQQVPRQKMVVRMKAETEADLTDPAVNAQLLQQFSAALTSGRSTNFTLRWKVQPRKQEKPRLTDPVPPSTCKGLADL, from the exons ATGGATTTTTGTGCgactctgtttctcctcttctttg GATGCGTCCTCTGCTCTCGGTTCCCGCAGCGTCAGTACCACTACGTGCAGCTGCCGATGAACTGGATCGGTGCTCAGAGTTACTGCCGAGAGCATTACGCCGACCTGGCGACCTTCGAGAGCGCCGCTGACATACAGACGCTGAAAGCAGATTTTCTCTATCAATGGGCGTGGCTGGGACTGAGGGATGCCCCTCAGGTCAGTGACACCTGGAGATGGTCAATGACCGGTGAAACCAGCAGAACTGGTTATCAGGCCTGGAAACATGGTGAACCGAACAACTACGCTGGAAAAGAGAACTGTGTGGCGATGAACACGAAAGGAGAATGGAACGATTCGCCTTGTAATGCTCGAATAAATTTTGTTTGTTACAGTG TGGCGAATACAAATCATCAAATATATCACTACATCGCACTTTCGAGAACTTGGTCTTCTGCTTGGAAATACTGCAGAGCACACTACACAGACTTGGCCTGGATCGAGAACCAAGTGGAAAACTCCCAGGTCTTAAGTGTGAAACCGGCCTCGGCCCAGGTTTGGATTGGTCTGTACCGAGGACCGTGGACGTGGTCCGACATGTCTCAAAGCTCCTTTAGGAACTGGAAGACGGTGAGTGCAGACATCTTCATCGGCAACCGGTCCTGCGCGGTGGAGAATCCTCTTCACGAGTGGAGTTACTTACCCTGTGAGGACAAGCACCCGTTCATCTGTCAACAAG TTCCAAGACAGAAGATGGTGGTGAGGATGAAGGCCGAGACTGAGGCGGACTTAACTGATCCAGCTGTTAAtgcccagctcctccagcag TTCAGTGCAGCGCTCACAAGTGGGAGGTCGACAAACTTCACTCTGCGGTGGAAGGTTCAGCCcagaaaacaagagaaaccCCGACTGACGGATCCCGTCCCACCGTCCACCTGTAAAGGACTCGCAGACCTTTAA
- the nr1d2a gene encoding nuclear receptor subfamily 1 group D member 2a, translated as MPEDVGTAKPGGVIAYISSGSSSSPESFLSTSPSRGYMSTSPTLSRPSLPSRAVGMVVDIAPPAKGGHLRGHGTEKAGRSSTAAKSSITKINGMVLLCKVCGDVASGFHYGVHACEGCKGFFRRSIQQNIQYKKCLKMENCTIMRINRNRCQQCRFKKCLSVGMSRDAVRFGRIPKREKQRMLLEMQNAMNNMMSNNSQLHSMLHGHQSPPLPMEAMTNDAGSSVSSSSSSSSSTSDSPSCSNPSSPQCPQDSESVVSMDTNSSSASSCASDSGEDESAVTTSRQHQHALEFSQQRSQRQGQVSASSVTVALETRCEGRVEEQQENWNTWNNNAAVGGFQHGSYSNSQHVTNAAFRDERGVYQQLPQQQQLNSAPSCERSEDRQSRLEFHTQNTSSGYKGPTSCVNNRTQLVCPMNTSPYVDPHKPSQEVWEEFSLSFTPAVREVVDFAKKIPDFRDLPERDQVSLLKAGTFEVLMVRFASLFNVVERTVTFLSGKRYSLDTLRSLGAGELLNSMCEFSEKLAALQLDADEMSLFTAVVLVSADRSGIQDLNALEALQDKLIRALRNLVIQNHGEEASTTFTKLLLKLPELRSLNNMHSEELLSFKVHP; from the exons ATGCCTGAGGACGTCGGGACAGCGAAGCCTG GGGGCGTGATTGCCTACATttcctctggctcctcctccagcccggAGTCCTTTTTGAGCACCAGCCCGAGCCGCGGCTACATGTCGACATCGCCGACTCTGTCCCGCCCCTCGCTGCCCAGCAGGGCCGTGGGCATGGTCGTGGATATCGCTCCGCCGGCCAAGGGCGGCCACCTGCGCGGCCACGGCACGGAGAAGGCCGGGCGCTCCTCCACGGCGGCCAAGAGCAGCATCACCA aAATCAACGGCATGGTGCTGTTGTGCAAAGTGTGCGGCGATGTGGCCTCGGGCTTCCACTACGGCGTGCACGCTTGTGAGGGTTGCAAG GGCTTCTTCAGGAGAAGCATCCAGCAGAACATCCAGTACAAGAAGTGTCTCAAGATGGAGAACTGCACCATCATGAGGATCAACAGGAACCGCTGCCAGCAGTGTCGCTTCAAGAAGTGTCTGTCGGTCGGCATGTCCAGAGATG CTGTGCGATTTGGCCGCATCCCAaagagggagaagcagaggatgCTGCTGGAGATGCAGAACGCCATGAACAACATGATGAGCAACAACAGCCAGCTGCACAGCATGCTGCACGGCCACCAGAGCCCCCCGCTGCCCATGGAGGCCATGACCAACGACGCCGGCTCCTCggtctcctcttcatcctcttcctcatcttctacTTCCGACTCCCCGTCGTGCTCCAACCCCTCGTCGCCGCAGTGCCCGCAGGACTCGGAGTCTGTGGTGTCCATGGACACCAACtccagctctgcctcctcctgcgCATCGGACAGTGGCGAGGACGAGTCGGCGGTCACGACGAGCAGGCAGCACCAACACGCCTTAGAGTTCAGCCAGCAGAGGTCGCAGAGACAAGGTCAGGTGTCGGCGTCATCGGTCACCGTTGCCCTGGAGACCAGGTGCGAGGGCCGCgtagaggagcagcaggagaactgGAACACGTGGAACAACAACGCAGCGGTGGGAGGTTTCCAGCACGGCTCTTACAGTAACAGCCAACACGTCACCAATGCTGCTTTCAGGGACGAGAGGGGAGTTTACCAGCAgctgcctcagcagcagcagctcaacagCGCCCCTAGCTGCGAACGCTCAGAAGACAGGCAGAGTCGGCTtgaatttcacacacaaaacacctcAAGTGGATACAAAGGACCAACCAGCTGTGTGAATAACAGAACACAACTG GTCTGTCCCATGAACACCTCCCCCTACGTGGACCCCCACAAGCCGAGCCAGGAGGTCTGGGAGGAGTTCTCCTTGAGCTTCACCCCGGCCGTGCGGGAGGTGGTCGACTTCGCCAAGAAGATCCCAGACTTCCGTGACCTTCCCGAGCGCGACCAAGTCAGCCTGCTGAAGGCGGGAACCTTCGAG GTGCTGATGGTCCGATTCGCCTCTCTGTTCAACGTGGTCGAGCGGACCGTAACCTTCCTGAGCGGCAAGCGCTACAGCCTCGACACGCTGCGCTCGCTGGGCGCCGGCGAGCTCCTCAACTCCATGTGCGAGTTCAGCGAGAAGCTGGCGGCGCTGCAGCTCGACGCCGATGAAATGAGTCTCTTCACCGCCGTGGTGCTCGTCTCAGCCG ATCGCTCAGGGATCCAGGACCTGAACGCGCTGGAGGCTCTGCAGGACAAACTGATCCGGGCTCTTCGCAACCTGGTGATCCAGAACCACGGCGAGGAGGCGTCCACCACGTTCACCAAACTGCTGCTCAAGCTTCCCGAGCTGCGTTCACTCAACAACATGCACTCAGAGGAACTGCTCTCCTTCAAGGTGCACCCTTGA